From the Halorussus salinus genome, the window ATCACGACGGAATCGCGTAAAACAGTACCTCCGGGTTCGGCGTTCCACCGAGTTCGGCGTTCCCGGTCGGTCTCCTCGGCTTCGTCGGCGGGGTTCGACCGGAGTCTGCGAGGTTCGACCGGAGTCGGCGGCTGGCGGCCGGACTTATTGGACAGTAGGTCGTACCCCGGACGGTCACATGAACGATTCTGTCCTCGGAGTCGTCCCGGCGCGCGGCGGGTCCAAACGCGTCCCGCGCAAGAACCTCGCCGAGGTCGCGGGCAAACCGATGGTCGCCCGCGCGGTCGAACAGGCCGAGAGCGCCGACGCGCTGGACGAGGTGGTCGTCTCGACGGACGACGAGGAGATACGTCGCGTCACCAGAGAGTTCGGCGGGGATGCCCCCTTCGAGCGACCGGCCGAACTGGCGACGGACACTGCGAGTAGTACCGACGTTATCGACCACGCGCTGTCGTGGTACGAATCCGAGCGCGGCGAGACGTTCGACGCGGTGGCGATGATTCAGGTGACGACGCCGCTCCGGGAATCCGCGGACGTGGACGGTGCCCTCGAACGCCTCCGCGAGACCGACGCCGACTCGGTGACAACCGTCACCGAGTACCAGACGCCGCCGGTGTGGGCCGTCTACGAGGAGGACGACCGACTCCGCCAGTTCTTCGACGGCGACTACCTCTGGACCGACGGCGAGGTGCCCCGGAGCCAAGACCTGCCGACGCTCTACTATCCGAACGGCGCGGTGTTCGCCGCGACGGTCGAGGCGTTCCGGCGGGCGGACGGCTTCTACACCGACCACACCGTGGGCTACGAGATGCCGCCCGAGCGGTCGATAGACGTGGACGAACCGTTCGAGTTGCGGATGGTGCGCGCGCTCGCCGAGTACGATTCGGAGTGAACGGCGACCCGAAGTGAACGAACGCGCTCACTCGGGGTTCCGGAGCAGAAACGCCCGGTCGAGGTCGTCGTTCTCCCGGTACTCGATGAATCGCTCGTCCGTGCAGTCGAGTCCGTGGCGGTCGAGGTAACGAGCGAGGAAATCGGTCTTCCAGAGCATTCGCTCCTCCCCGCGCCACTCGATTTCCGTGTACTCGTCGGCGTGGAACTCCAGCCCCCAAATCCACTCGTTCGAACACCGCACGATTTCGTCTATCACCGCATCGACCGACTCGGGCGGGACCGTCACCAGCGTCTCGTTGGTGAACACGAGGTCGAACTCGCCGTCTCGGAACGGGAGGTCGGTCGCGGTGGCCTTCAGCACCTCTATCTCGGAACGGTCGCGCCGACACCGGCGGAGACCGCCCGTGTGAACGTCCACGCCGTACAGGTTCTCGAACCCCATCTCGTGGAGTATCTCCAGTTGGATACCGATGCCACAGCCGACTTCGAGGACCGTCGCGTCGCGGTCCACGCGGTCGAGGAACTCTCCCATCACGTCCGACTGGCCGAACCCCCACTGGTCGGTCCTGAGTCGGTCGAAGCCTTCGACGGTGGTCGGATGGCGCTCCCAGTATCGCCGACCGAACTCGCCGTCCCACAGGTCTATCTGTCTGGTGCGTTCTGGCATCGCGTCGGTACCGACCCACGGCATCGAGTGGCTTAACTACTGACGCGGCCGCGACGAGTCGGCCGGGAGTAAATATAACACCGGGGATGACGACAGGAGTCGTAGGCGGTCTCCGACCGCCGGGGAGGATATGGGACACGAAACCGACGCCGACGACGAGCAACGCGTGCGAGAACTGTACGACGAACTATACCCGATATGCCGGAGCATCACCGGGCCGGGCCTCCGCGAGAGCCTCGGGATACTGGGCGAGGAGTTCCCGCTGGAAGTCGAGGGCGTCCCCTCGGGAACCGACGTGTTCGACTGGACGATTCCCGACGAGTGGCATATCCGCGAGGCGCGACTCGTCGGTCCCGACGACGAGGTGTACGCCGACTTCGAGGACCACAACCTCTCGGTTGTCAACTACTCCGCGCCGGTGGACCGAGACGTGTCGCTGTCGGAGTTACAGTCGCACCTCTACTCCAGCGAGGGGGTGCCCGAGGCGATTCCGTACGTCACGAGTTACTACGAGCGCCACTGGGGGTTCTGCGTGCCCGAGACGGTCCGCAAGTCGATGCCCGAGGGCGAGTACCACGCCTACGTGGACAGCGAGTTCGTCGACGGCGAACTGAACTACGGCCACGCCCTCCTCGACGGCGAGACCGACGACGAGGTGCTGTTGAGTTCGTACCTCTGCCATCCCTCGATGGCGAACAACGAGTTGAGCGGTCCGCTCGTGATGGCCTTGCTCTACGACCGCATCGCCGACTGGGACGACCGACGGTACACCTACCGGTTCGTCCTCTGCCCCGAGACCATCGGGAGTCTGGCGTACCTCCACCGCTACGGCGACCACCTGCGCGAACGCGTCGTCGGCGGACTGGTGTTGACCTGCCTTGGCGGCCCGGAGCCGAACCTGAGCTACAAGCGAAGCCGGGAGGACGACGCCCTGCTGGACAGGCTCGTCGAACAGCGCGCCCGCCGAGGAGAGCCGGTCGAGACCAGACCGTTCGCCGAGATGTTCGGCTCCGACGAGCGCCAGTACTGCTCGGCCGGGTTCGACCTCCCGGTCGGACAGGTCGCGCGCACCGTCTACGGCGAGTACGACGAGTACCACACGTCGGCCGACGACCGCGAGTTCGTGGAGTTGGAGTCGCTGGTCGAGAGCGCCGACTGGATAGCCGACCGACTGTGGGAGTTCGAACACGCCGGGCGACAGCGAAACCTCGAACCCTACGGCGAACCGATGCTGAGCAAGCACGACCTCTTCCCGACGGTCAGCGACTGGTCGGACCAGACCCGGCAGTTGACCGGGGTCGAGGAGCTTTCCGAGGAGCAGTTCCTCAAGCGCGTCCTGCTCGTCCTCCAGTACAGCGACGGCGACCACGACTTGGTCGAAATCGCGGACGAACGCGACTGCACCGTCGAGGAACTCGTCCCCATCGTCCGCCGACTGTACGACGAGCAGTTGCTCGAACCGCTAGGCTGAGTCGGTCTCGTCGTCGGTTCGGGCGTCGGCTTTCCGGAGCAGGAATATCTCGTCCTTGTTGTCGGTCTCGTCGTAGTGGAGGAACCGCGACCGGACCGTTTCGAGGTCGTGGTTCTCCCGGTAGTGTCGCCGGAAGTCGGTCTTCCAGTAGAGCTGTTCGTCGTGATCGCTGTCGATTTCGACGTACTCGTCGGCGTAGAACTCCGACCCGAGGACGTACTCGCGCGAACACCGCACGATTTCGGACTGCACGTCGGCGAGCAGTTCGGGCGGGATGGCGACGAGACAGCCGTTCGTGAACACGAGGTCGAACGCGTCGTCCTCGAAGGGAAGTCGGCTCGCGTCGCCGACGACGGCGGGAATATCCGGCGAGTACTCGCGGGACTTGGCAATCGCGTACGACTGTACGTCGATACCGACCACGTTCTCGAAGCCGAGTTGCCGGAGACACCGTAGTTGGACGCCGACGTTCGACCCGACTTCGAGTATCTCGGCGTCGCGGTCAACGTCGCCGAGGAGGTCCCGGTATATCTCCGACTGGGTGAGGCCGTACTGCTCCCGGCGGAGCGTTTCGAGGTCGTCGACCGTGTGGGGGTTGCGCTCGGTGTACTCGACTCCGGCGTCACCGGCCCACTTCTGGCCCTGTTCGCTCATCGTCCCGCCTCGGGTTGGGGCGTCGGTCTCTCCTCGGCGTGCAGACTCGCCGCGCCGAGAGCCGGTCGTCTCGCTGGCTGTCCGTCGAGCGTCGAGTGGCTTGGACGGGTAGTCATGCGGTCAGGATTCGGCCGCGTCGAGTTCCGATTCGAGCGTCTTGTAGTTGCTGTACCGGGTCTTCGTGTAGTCCGGGAACCGACCCTCCGCGAGCGCCTGCTTTATTTCGCGGGCGGCGTCCGGAATCGTCCGCCGGACCTCGTAGTCGAGTCGGTCGTGAATCTTCGAGAAGTCCACTCGGTAGCTCCGGTCGTCCTCGTTCTCGGGTTGGTGGTCGATAGTCGCGTCCGGGAACACCTCCGAGACCATCTCGCCGATCTCCTCGACGCGGTAGTTCTGGGCGTTCGACCCGACGTTGAACACCTCCGAGGAGACATCCTGAATCGGTGCCTCCAGACAGGCGATGTAGGCCCGCGCGGCGTCCGCGACGTGGACGTTCGGCCGGTACTGGTCGCCGCCGAATATCGGAATCCGGCCCTCGTCGTGGGCCTTCGCCGAGAGGATGTTGACCACGAGGTCGAAGCGCATCCGAGGAGAGAGACCGTAGATGGTCGCCATCCGAAGGATGGTCGGCGAGAAGTTCCCGTCGGCCATGTCCAACAGCGCCTCCTCGGAGTCGATTTTCGTCTGGGCGTACAGCGAGACCGGATTCAGCTCCGAGGTCTCGGTCAACAGCTCGTTCTCCTCGTCGAGACCGTAGACGCTACACGTCGAGGCGAATAGGAACCGATTAACTTGGTGGTATTTACAGATACCCGCCGCGAGTCTGACCGCGTGAAGGTTCATCTCCAAGGTCTTCTGGGCGTCGATGCTCGACGCCGGGTCGCCGACGAGCGCGCCGAGGTGGATAACCGCATCGACGCCCCGAATCGCTTCGGTCACGTCGGCGATAGAGCGCATATCGCCCTCCATCAGGGTGAACCGGTCGTCGTCCGCGAGGTCTTCGACTCCCTGACGGCCGTACAGGAGCATGTCGAGGACGCGAACGTCGTACCCCGCCGAGAGGAGTTCCCGAGAGAGGACCGACCCGATGTACCCCGCCCCGCCGATGACGAGGACGGTCTCGACGTTCCGGCCCGCCTCGACGGATTGGTTCGAGACGACCCGTCCGTTACGGTCCACCTGTTCGAAGCCTAAGACGTGGCCCTCGGAGACCACTGGGACGATAAGCGTCTCGTGGTCGGAGGTGCGTCGTCGCAACTCTTCGAGGTCCAGTCGGCCGGACACGTCGCCGGATACGTCCTCGGCGTTCAGGACGACGGAGTCCTCGGTCGTCACCTCGGCGATAGCCGTGTCGAGGTCGAGTCCGTCGAGGATACCCCGACGGATGTCGCCGTCGGTCGCGGTCCCGCGGAAGCGACCGTCGTCGTTTACCACTGCGACGAAACCGGTACCTACTCTATCCATCGTCCGCATCGTCTCGGCGAGCGACGCGTCGGCCGAGACGGTCATATCGTTCGGATTATCGAGTGTCATCGTTCGTATTTCCCCCAGACAGAGCCGATAGCGGTCATCTCCGGGGTCGTCCCACGTAACCACAAACGCGGGCATTGTTATTGGCCGAATGAACGTAGAGTATCGGTGGTTTTCGTCGTTCTCGGTCGCTGTTACTTCGGTTAAGCGTCCAGAGACGGAAGTGAGTCGAGACGGAACCAAGACGACCGTACGACGAAGACGGACAGCGGGCGAAGACGAGCGCCCGACGACTCATACCCCGGCACGCACGGCCGCGACGATTCTGTCGGCCTCCTCGGCCGAGAGGTTGGGATGAATCGGCAGCGAGAGGACTCGTCCGGCCACGTCCTCCGTGACCGGGAGCGCGCCGGGGTCGTAGTCGTAGCGCCCGCGATAGTAGTCGGTCAGGTGGACCGGCGGGTCCCAGTAAATCTTCGAGGAGATATTCCGGGCGTCGAGCGCGTCTATTACGCCGTCTCTGTCCACGTCGGGGGAGAGCGTGACCGTGTACAGTTGGCGGACGTGCGTCGAGTCGCCGAGTCCGCGGTGGGGTTCGACGCCCGACACGTCGGCGAGGCCATCGGTCATCCGGTCGGCCGCCCAGCGTCGCCCGGCGATTAGCTCCTCGACTTTCTCCATCTGCGCACAGCCGATGGCGGCCACCACGTCCGCCATACGGACGTTCGTCCCGATGTCGGGGTACCGACCGCTCCCGCTCGACTCGAAGTAGTCGGTGGACTCCCGGCCGTGCGAACGGTAGAGGCGGGCGTTCTCCGCGATTTCCGAGTCGTCCGTGAGGACCGCGCCGCCCTCCCCGGTGGCGACGACCTTGTTCTGGCAGAAGCTGAACGCCGCCGAATCGCCGAACGTGCCGACCGACCGGCCATCGAACGTCGCGCCGAGCGATTCGGCCGCGTCCTCGACCAGCGCGAGGTCCTCGTCGTCGGCTATCGCGGCCAACTCGTCGATTCGACAGGTCGTGCCGTAGGGATGGACCGGTAGGAGCGCGGCCGTCTCGTCGGTTAGCTCCTCGCGGACCGAGGAGGGGTCGAGACCGTACGTCTCGCGCTCGATGTCGGCGAACACCGGCCGCGCGCCGACCAACTCGACGGCGTTGGCGGTGGCGACGAACGTGAACGACGGGACGACCACCTCGTCGCCCGGACCCACCCCGTGCGCTCGAAGCGCGGTCACGAGCGCGGTCGTCCCGGAGTTGACGACGACGGCGTGGTCCAATCCCACGTACTCCGCGAGTTTCTCCTCGAACTCGGTGACGTACGGGCCTTTCGCCCAGTAGCCGCCGCGAGTGATGGAGTCCGTCGCGTTCTCGACATCGAGTTCGTCCCACGCGATTTCGAACAGCGGTATCTCCGGTCGCTCGCTCGCCGGACGGTCGCTCACGCTATCGGGC encodes:
- a CDS encoding acylneuraminate cytidylyltransferase family protein encodes the protein MNDSVLGVVPARGGSKRVPRKNLAEVAGKPMVARAVEQAESADALDEVVVSTDDEEIRRVTREFGGDAPFERPAELATDTASSTDVIDHALSWYESERGETFDAVAMIQVTTPLRESADVDGALERLRETDADSVTTVTEYQTPPVWAVYEEDDRLRQFFDGDYLWTDGEVPRSQDLPTLYYPNGAVFAATVEAFRRADGFYTDHTVGYEMPPERSIDVDEPFELRMVRALAEYDSE
- a CDS encoding pseudaminic acid biosynthesis-associated methylase, which encodes MPERTRQIDLWDGEFGRRYWERHPTTVEGFDRLRTDQWGFGQSDVMGEFLDRVDRDATVLEVGCGIGIQLEILHEMGFENLYGVDVHTGGLRRCRRDRSEIEVLKATATDLPFRDGEFDLVFTNETLVTVPPESVDAVIDEIVRCSNEWIWGLEFHADEYTEIEWRGEERMLWKTDFLARYLDRHGLDCTDERFIEYRENDDLDRAFLLRNPE
- a CDS encoding DUF4910 domain-containing protein → MGHETDADDEQRVRELYDELYPICRSITGPGLRESLGILGEEFPLEVEGVPSGTDVFDWTIPDEWHIREARLVGPDDEVYADFEDHNLSVVNYSAPVDRDVSLSELQSHLYSSEGVPEAIPYVTSYYERHWGFCVPETVRKSMPEGEYHAYVDSEFVDGELNYGHALLDGETDDEVLLSSYLCHPSMANNELSGPLVMALLYDRIADWDDRRYTYRFVLCPETIGSLAYLHRYGDHLRERVVGGLVLTCLGGPEPNLSYKRSREDDALLDRLVEQRARRGEPVETRPFAEMFGSDERQYCSAGFDLPVGQVARTVYGEYDEYHTSADDREFVELESLVESADWIADRLWEFEHAGRQRNLEPYGEPMLSKHDLFPTVSDWSDQTRQLTGVEELSEEQFLKRVLLVLQYSDGDHDLVEIADERDCTVEELVPIVRRLYDEQLLEPLG
- a CDS encoding pseudaminic acid biosynthesis-associated methylase, with translation MSEQGQKWAGDAGVEYTERNPHTVDDLETLRREQYGLTQSEIYRDLLGDVDRDAEILEVGSNVGVQLRCLRQLGFENVVGIDVQSYAIAKSREYSPDIPAVVGDASRLPFEDDAFDLVFTNGCLVAIPPELLADVQSEIVRCSREYVLGSEFYADEYVEIDSDHDEQLYWKTDFRRHYRENHDLETVRSRFLHYDETDNKDEIFLLRKADARTDDETDSA
- a CDS encoding NAD-dependent epimerase/dehydratase family protein; this translates as MTLDNPNDMTVSADASLAETMRTMDRVGTGFVAVVNDDGRFRGTATDGDIRRGILDGLDLDTAIAEVTTEDSVVLNAEDVSGDVSGRLDLEELRRRTSDHETLIVPVVSEGHVLGFEQVDRNGRVVSNQSVEAGRNVETVLVIGGAGYIGSVLSRELLSAGYDVRVLDMLLYGRQGVEDLADDDRFTLMEGDMRSIADVTEAIRGVDAVIHLGALVGDPASSIDAQKTLEMNLHAVRLAAGICKYHQVNRFLFASTCSVYGLDEENELLTETSELNPVSLYAQTKIDSEEALLDMADGNFSPTILRMATIYGLSPRMRFDLVVNILSAKAHDEGRIPIFGGDQYRPNVHVADAARAYIACLEAPIQDVSSEVFNVGSNAQNYRVEEIGEMVSEVFPDATIDHQPENEDDRSYRVDFSKIHDRLDYEVRRTIPDAAREIKQALAEGRFPDYTKTRYSNYKTLESELDAAES
- a CDS encoding DegT/DnrJ/EryC1/StrS family aminotransferase; translation: MSDRPASERPEIPLFEIAWDELDVENATDSITRGGYWAKGPYVTEFEEKLAEYVGLDHAVVVNSGTTALVTALRAHGVGPGDEVVVPSFTFVATANAVELVGARPVFADIERETYGLDPSSVREELTDETAALLPVHPYGTTCRIDELAAIADDEDLALVEDAAESLGATFDGRSVGTFGDSAAFSFCQNKVVATGEGGAVLTDDSEIAENARLYRSHGRESTDYFESSGSGRYPDIGTNVRMADVVAAIGCAQMEKVEELIAGRRWAADRMTDGLADVSGVEPHRGLGDSTHVRQLYTVTLSPDVDRDGVIDALDARNISSKIYWDPPVHLTDYYRGRYDYDPGALPVTEDVAGRVLSLPIHPNLSAEEADRIVAAVRAGV